The Candidatus Neomarinimicrobiota bacterium genome contains the following window.
TCTAGCGGGATTTACTGGCTGGAGTTAACAGCTGCAAAGAAACGACGTATTCAGAAATTAATGTTGTTGAAATAGGGTAAAAATCATGAGAAAATTTATAATAAGTATCCTAGCAGGCTATACGGTTTTTCTGCTGACTCTCGGTTATCCGGGAATGGCAACCGGACTAACCATCGCCGAGGCTACAGTGGAGGAAGTGACTACAGAATCGGACCTGGTGGTGTATGGAACGGTGACAGACCAGTTCTCCCAATGGGATGCCACCGGTCGGAATATCTACACTTATAATGCCATCAGGATTTCGGAGGTGCTTCGGGGAGAGGGACTAGGTACAACGGTTGTGGTCCGCGAACTCGGAGGGAAGGTAGGCCCGGATGAGGCTAGAGTCAACGGGTTGCGATATCTCAGAGATAATGAAGAGGTAGTACTCTTTCTGCGGAAAACCGACGACGAGAATGTGTATAAAATTCACTCGTTTTCCTTGGGACTGTTCCTGGCCACCGAAAAGGATGGACAGACAGTGTTTCGAAACGCGTCCGGGAAAGTCCGCATGATGGATACTGACGGGACGGCCAAATCCTCAGGGTCTAATCAGGAAAACCGGTTTGAAAAAACAGACTTATTCCGTCGGATCCGCGATATTAAATAGTGCGGCAACCAGTGTCAGTAAGATATTAAACTAGAATTAGAAAGTGGAAATTCCCTGATCCCGATGTTGGGATACTTGCCTCAGAAGAACTCCCCGGCGGATTTTCGCTGGAGGCAAACTATCCGAACCCGTTTAATCCCAGTACGACAATCACCTGGAACCTTCCGGAGCAATCAAATGTCAGGCTCCGGATATTCAACGTCAGAGGGCAGCCCGTGCTGGAAAAGCATTTTGGATTAATGGATGCCGGGCGGCACAAATGGACATGGAGCGTAGCAAAGGAGCAGCTCCCCAGCGGGATCTACTGGCTCGAACTGTCTGCATTGAACGAGCAGCGCACCCGGAAGATGACGTCTCTGAAATAAGATTAAATTACCCCTTTCTTTAAAAAATATTTCCGCCCAGTTTCATTACCTTTTCGGCTTGAACAACTAAAAGGAAGGCTTCAATATGAAACCGACGAGACGAAGTATTGTGTTTGCGGCATTGAGTCTCCTGCTTTTCTCCTATGCTGCGTTCGCGGAACAGCCTGTTGCACAGGAGATGGCAGAAGACCTGAAGTCGGATGACTGGGCTTTCGTCAGTTTCCCGGATTTTTTCAATTTTGATGTCCCGAACCCGTGGCCACGCTGGGACCCGGCCGTGGATTGGTTTTTAAATCAGGTGGAACTGGAGGAGCCGGAGTTCGTGCTGGTCGCAGGCGACATGGTGAATGGACACAGGTGGGATGGAAGAACGACAATCGAACAGATGAGCTCGCTCTATTATGAGGGCTGGAAACGGCGGCTGGCAAAGCACGGCCTGAAATACTATGTAGCCATTGGCGACCATGAGCTCGGCGATGATCCGTGGCCGAAGGAAAAGTTTCAACTGGTTCCGTACTTTGAGCAGGCGTTCGCAGATCACTTCGATATGCCACAGAACGGACCTTTCGCCAAAAAAGGGTTAGCGTATTATGTTAAACACAAAGGGGCACTCTTCATCACTCTTGAGACCTTTGAGTCAAAGGGGGATTCGCTCCACGCAACAGTAACCGGGGAACAGTTAAATTGGCTCATAGATGTTCTCGCGAAATACAGTGAGGTGAAGTACACGATCGTCCAGGGCCATGTTCCCATTTTTGGCGACATTAAAAGCCGGTCTTCCAGTCGTATCATGTTGGAGGACGGTAAAGAGAGTGCCTTGTGGCAGGCGTTGGTGGAAGGTGGTGTTGATCTCTATCTGTGCGGAGAGTTTCATGATGTCACCGTATTGGAATCGGAGGGTATCTGGCAAATAGTGCATGGCTCGTCCTGGGGACGGGAGGTGGTCGATACCCAGAATTATCTCGTGGGACGGATGGAGTCCGGTACGCTCTCACTTGAAATGAAGCAGTTCCCAATGCGGGTTGGTGGCGATCATATGTGGAATTTGCACAAGCAGCGAGGCCCCAGGGAAATTGTCACGATCCCTGAGAGCGCTAAACGTATCGGCCCACAGACAATCGGGACGTTGACCATAGAGAAAAACGGTGGAAAGAAACGGTATACGAATCGAACAGGAATCTTTGAATAAAACGACCTCTTGCTTTGTCTCCGAAATATCGAAATATTTGGTTGTTGAAATGGAAGTCTGGGAATTTGCTCTGAGGAGAAGGTGAAGGGAGTGTTGTGGAAAATAGTCGGAATGTGACGGGAAATTTGAAATTAACGCTTGGACTCGGATGGAACCTTTCTTATACTAACCAGGCTGTCACGAAAAACGTTTTTTGAAATATGAGCCCACCCTGAAAACGCTGTTTCAGTTCTCTGGAATTTCGTAGAGAACGCGAGGCAAAATTTTCGAAAAATAGGGTTGACAGCTGCTCGAATCGGGCTTATATTAACTGTGCTATTTGAGGATGTAAGAAATTCGGTCAACACTTGAGCCCTCATCGATAAGATGGGGGTTTGTTGACTCTGCTTTTTGACATTGTGAGTGTGTGCGACTATCTCGTCAATACGAGATACAGCCAAAGACAACAATATTACATGATTTTAAAGTAGCTAGGAAATTATAAACTTTCTTTACAACGGAGAGTTTGATCCTGGCTCAGGACGAACGCTGGCGGCGTGCCTAACACATGCAAGTCGAACGAGAACGTTCCCGACTTGTCGGGAGCAAGTAAAGTGGCGAACGGGTGAGTAACGCGTAAGTAATTTGCCCTTAGGTTTGGGACAACTTCGAGAAATCGGAGCTAATACCTAATGATGCAGC
Protein-coding sequences here:
- a CDS encoding T9SS type A sorting domain-containing protein is translated as MRKWKFPDPDVGILASEELPGGFSLEANYPNPFNPSTTITWNLPEQSNVRLRIFNVRGQPVLEKHFGLMDAGRHKWTWSVAKEQLPSGIYWLELSALNEQRTRKMTSLK
- a CDS encoding metallophosphoesterase, with amino-acid sequence MKPTRRSIVFAALSLLLFSYAAFAEQPVAQEMAEDLKSDDWAFVSFPDFFNFDVPNPWPRWDPAVDWFLNQVELEEPEFVLVAGDMVNGHRWDGRTTIEQMSSLYYEGWKRRLAKHGLKYYVAIGDHELGDDPWPKEKFQLVPYFEQAFADHFDMPQNGPFAKKGLAYYVKHKGALFITLETFESKGDSLHATVTGEQLNWLIDVLAKYSEVKYTIVQGHVPIFGDIKSRSSSRIMLEDGKESALWQALVEGGVDLYLCGEFHDVTVLESEGIWQIVHGSSWGREVVDTQNYLVGRMESGTLSLEMKQFPMRVGGDHMWNLHKQRGPREIVTIPESAKRIGPQTIGTLTIEKNGGKKRYTNRTGIFE